The following proteins come from a genomic window of Gossypium raimondii isolate GPD5lz chromosome 5, ASM2569854v1, whole genome shotgun sequence:
- the LOC105767424 gene encoding serine/threonine-protein kinase PCRK1, translated as MKCFHFTNGERRDGGDDGGGGGAVSRVSSKVTWTRSFSVASSSVGTSRSEFDSESTRDLASDFSAVGGFYEFLTQRRANDLRVFSFAELKSATRGFSRALLIGEGGFGCVFRGVVKVPDEANDGRDSKLDVAIKQLNRHGFQGQKEWINEVRFLGVVKHPNLVKLVGYCAEDDERGIQRLLVYELMRNKSLEDHLLARMHAPLPLPWLIRLKIAQDAARGLAYLHEEMDFQLIFRDFKTSNILLDEDFNAKLSDFGLARQGPLEGFGHVSTSVVGTVGYAAPEYVQTGRLTAKSDVWSFGVVLYELITGRRALERNLPRSEQKLLEWVKPYISDSKKFHLIIDPRLEGQYCIKSAQKLASLANKCLMKNPKSRPKMSEVVEMLGNIISGTSTKDEGISQSMSESDDAKEETRVEVGAESTKQGHSYLKKVLDIREIMSLRNRSIGKLDWRNWTPGLVRTW; from the exons ATGAAGTGTTTTCATTTCACTAACGGGGAGAGGCGAGACGGGGGAGACGATGGCGGCGGCGGCGGTGCCGTTTCTAGGGTGTCGTCGAAGGTAACGTGGACGAGGTCATTTAGCGTGGCGTCAAGCAGCGTCGGCACGAGTCGTTCTGAGTTCGACTCCGAGTCGACCAGGGACTTGGCCTCTGACTTCTCGGCTGTGGGTGGTTTCTACGAGTTTCTGACTCAGCGTCGAGCTAACGATCTGCGGGTGTTCTCATTCGCCGAGCTGAAATCAGCTACCCGCGGGTTCAGTAGAGCTCTTTTGATCGGTGAAGGTGGGTTTGGGTGCGTTTTCAGAGGTGTCGTTAAGGTTCCTGATGAAGCAAACGACGGTCGTGATTCAAAGCTAGATGTCGCCATCAAACAACTAAATCGTCACGGTTTCCAG GGGCAGAAAGAATGGATCAATGAAGTGAGATTTCTAGGTGTAGTTAAGCACCCGAATCTTGTAAAATTAGTGGGATACTGTGCAGAGGATGATGAGAGAGGGATTCAGAGACTTTTAGTCTATGAACTTATGCGTAACAAAAGCTTGGAAGATCATCTCTTAGCTCGTATGCATGCACCATTGCCTTTGCCATGGTTGATAAGATTGAAAATTGCTCAAGATGCTGCCCGGGGCTTGGCTTACCTGCATGAAGAAATGGATTTCCAG CTAATATTTCGAGATTTTAAGACATCGAATATTCTACTGGACGAGGACTTTAACGCGAAGCTCTCAGACTTTGGGTTGGCTAGACAAGGACCTTTGGAAGGATTTGGCCATGTTTCTACATCA GTTGTTGGCACGGTTGGTTATGCTGCCCCTGAGTATGTGCAAACTGGTAGGCTAACCGCTAAGAGTGATGTTTGGAGCTTCGGGGTGGTTCTATATGAGCTCATCACCGGAAGGCGAGCACTAGAAAGAAATCTACCTCGAAGTGAGCAGAAACTCCTGGAATGGGTGAAACCTTATATATCCGATTCAAAGAAATTTCACCTTATCATAGACCCTCGCCTTGAAGGACAGTATTGCATAAAATCTGCTCAGAAGCTAGCATCGTTGGCCAACAAATGTCTAATGAAAAACCCCAAGTCCCGTCCTAAAATGAGCGAAGTGGTTGAGATGCTAGGCAACATCATTAGTGGGACATCGACTAAAGATGAAGGTATCTCTCAATCAATGAGTGAAAGTGATGATGCAAAGGAAGAAACCAGAGTGGAGGTTGGGGCCGAGTCTACCAAGCAAGGGCACAGTTATCTGAAGAAGGTTCTGGATATCAGAGAAATAATGAGCTTAAGAAACAGATCAATTGGGAAGTTAGATTGGAGAAATTGGACACCTGGACTGGTGAGGACTTGGTAA